A region from the Triticum aestivum cultivar Chinese Spring chromosome 3D, IWGSC CS RefSeq v2.1, whole genome shotgun sequence genome encodes:
- the LOC123080756 gene encoding high mobility group B protein 4 isoform X1, whose amino-acid sequence MKPMVRSNSGGGSDRRGWLAWRKTKCGKNSNMPKQPPSAFFLFLEDFSLEYKLEHPNVKVSSVINKAGGDRWRAMSDADKASYCVMAEHRRAEYAKAMEAYNNPGEPGQHEVAHKVEPADVMYNQGEVGQREVVEHDALAPSTTTRSSLRMRCRMVPTSSHGTLAMT is encoded by the exons ATGAAGCCTATGGTGAGGTCCAACAGTGGCGGCGGCAGCGACCGAAG GGGTTGGCTAGcgtggaggaagacaaagtgtggCAAGAACTCCAACATGCCCAAGCAGCCTCCCAGTGCCTTCTTTTTGTTTCT AGAGGATTTTAGTCTGGAGTACAAGTTGGAACACCCGAACGTCAAGGTGTCCTCAGTG ATCAACAAAGCAGGTGGTGATCGATGGCGAGCTATGTCTGATGCA GATAAGGCGTCGTATTGCGTCATGGCTGAGCACCGTAGAGCAGAGTACGCCAAGGCGATGGAAGCGTACAATAACCCAGGGGAACCCGGCCAGCATGAGGTGGCCCACAAGGTGGAGCCGGCTGATGTGATGTACAACCAAGGGGAAGTCGGCCAGCGTGAGGTGGTGGAGCATGACGCGCTGGCGCCATCGACGACCACGAGGTCGAGCCTGCGGATGAGATGTCGAATGGTGCCAACCTCAAGCCATGGAACACTGGCGATGACCTAG
- the LOC123080756 gene encoding high mobility group B protein 4 isoform X2, translated as MGWLAWRKTKCGKNSNMPKQPPSAFFLFLEDFSLEYKLEHPNVKVSSVINKAGGDRWRAMSDADKASYCVMAEHRRAEYAKAMEAYNNPGEPGQHEVAHKVEPADVMYNQGEVGQREVVEHDALAPSTTTRSSLRMRCRMVPTSSHGTLAMT; from the exons AT GGGTTGGCTAGcgtggaggaagacaaagtgtggCAAGAACTCCAACATGCCCAAGCAGCCTCCCAGTGCCTTCTTTTTGTTTCT AGAGGATTTTAGTCTGGAGTACAAGTTGGAACACCCGAACGTCAAGGTGTCCTCAGTG ATCAACAAAGCAGGTGGTGATCGATGGCGAGCTATGTCTGATGCA GATAAGGCGTCGTATTGCGTCATGGCTGAGCACCGTAGAGCAGAGTACGCCAAGGCGATGGAAGCGTACAATAACCCAGGGGAACCCGGCCAGCATGAGGTGGCCCACAAGGTGGAGCCGGCTGATGTGATGTACAACCAAGGGGAAGTCGGCCAGCGTGAGGTGGTGGAGCATGACGCGCTGGCGCCATCGACGACCACGAGGTCGAGCCTGCGGATGAGATGTCGAATGGTGCCAACCTCAAGCCATGGAACACTGGCGATGACCTAG